The window CCCGGCGCTGGTCCAACGTCAAGCCCGAGGCCGCTGATCAGGCCGTGTACGACGCGGCGCTGGCTCTGGCCGGCCTGCAGGTGCACTCGCTGAACGCGGTGCAGCGCTAGGTGACCAGCGAACTGGTCGAAGCCTAAAGCCTCGGGGTATCCGGGGGTACCCGCACTGAAAGGGGACAGTCCCCTTCGGGCCTTAGGGGGACTGTCCCCCCAGGGTACCCGCTTTAGCGGGTCAGCGGGTCGGCCGGCCCCGATCTCCATATGTGGAGTCGGCCGGCGTCGCTCCGGAGGTTGCTGTGGATGCGGTG is drawn from Candidatus Desulforudis audaxviator MP104C and contains these coding sequences:
- a CDS encoding DUF1659 domain-containing protein yields the protein MVVDAIPVTSVIVARFAVGLDGEGNPVFRTRRWSNVKPEAADQAVYDAALALAGLQVHSLNAVQR